One stretch of Microvirga lotononidis DNA includes these proteins:
- the cimA gene encoding citramalate synthase produces MSRERITLFDTTLRDGAQTTGVDFSLDDKKAIAALLDRLGIDYVEGGYPGANPLDTTFFAEKRTKNAKFTAFGMTKRAGRSVSNDPGVAALLEAHADAICFVAKSWDYHVRVALETSLEENLAGIHESVEAARARGREVLVDCEHFFDGYKANPDYALSCVKTAYEAGARWVVLCDTNGGTLPREVSAIVAAVTSVVPGAHIGIHAHDDCGCAVANSLAAVEAGARHIQGTLNGLGERCGNANLITLIGALKLKDSYASRFDLGVTDEALSGLTHVSRQVDEILNRQPNRHAPFVGASAFATKAGIHASAVLKDPHTYEHVEPEVVGNARKVLVSDQGGQSNILAELKRCGFELEKGDPRIARVLDEVKRKEAQGFAFEGADASFYVLVKRMLGEVPAFFDVERFSVNVERRFNAVGELVTASEAIVKVRVGDEVLISAAEGNGPVNALDVALRKDLGKYQHLIQDLELVDYKVRIYQGGSDAVTRVLIEFTDGSGERWTTIGVSANIIDASFQALTDSMVYKLLRSKASL; encoded by the coding sequence ATGAGCCGCGAACGCATCACCCTCTTCGACACGACCCTGCGCGACGGGGCGCAGACCACGGGCGTCGATTTCTCCCTCGACGACAAGAAGGCGATTGCCGCTCTGCTCGACAGGCTCGGGATCGATTACGTGGAGGGCGGCTATCCGGGGGCGAACCCGCTCGATACGACCTTCTTTGCGGAGAAGCGCACGAAGAATGCGAAGTTCACCGCCTTCGGCATGACCAAGCGGGCGGGGCGTTCCGTCTCGAATGACCCTGGCGTCGCGGCCCTGCTCGAGGCGCATGCCGACGCGATCTGTTTCGTGGCGAAATCCTGGGACTATCATGTGCGCGTGGCCCTCGAGACCTCGCTGGAGGAAAACCTCGCCGGCATTCACGAGAGCGTCGAAGCGGCTCGCGCCAGGGGCCGCGAGGTCCTCGTCGATTGCGAGCATTTCTTCGACGGTTACAAGGCCAATCCCGATTACGCCCTGTCCTGCGTGAAGACGGCCTATGAGGCCGGCGCGCGCTGGGTCGTGCTCTGCGACACCAACGGCGGGACGCTGCCTCGCGAGGTGAGCGCGATCGTCGCGGCGGTGACGTCGGTCGTGCCGGGCGCGCATATCGGCATCCATGCCCATGACGATTGCGGCTGCGCGGTGGCGAATTCCCTAGCCGCCGTGGAAGCGGGCGCGCGCCACATCCAGGGCACGCTCAACGGCCTCGGCGAGCGCTGCGGCAATGCCAATCTCATTACGCTCATCGGCGCGCTGAAGCTGAAGGACAGTTATGCATCCCGTTTCGATCTTGGCGTGACGGACGAGGCCCTCAGCGGGCTCACCCATGTCTCGCGGCAGGTGGACGAGATCCTCAACCGGCAGCCGAACCGCCATGCGCCCTTCGTGGGCGCCAGCGCCTTCGCCACGAAGGCCGGCATTCATGCCTCGGCCGTGCTGAAGGATCCGCACACCTACGAGCACGTGGAGCCGGAAGTCGTCGGCAATGCGCGAAAGGTTCTGGTGTCGGACCAGGGCGGCCAATCGAACATTCTCGCCGAGTTGAAGCGCTGCGGCTTCGAACTCGAAAAAGGCGATCCGCGCATCGCGCGCGTGCTGGACGAGGTGAAGCGGAAGGAGGCGCAGGGCTTTGCTTTCGAAGGTGCGGATGCGTCGTTCTACGTGCTCGTCAAGCGCATGCTCGGCGAAGTCCCCGCCTTCTTCGACGTGGAGCGTTTCTCGGTCAACGTGGAGCGCCGGTTCAACGCTGTCGGCGAACTCGTCACCGCGTCGGAAGCCATCGTGAAGGTTCGAGTGGGCGACGAAGTGCTGATCTCCGCCGCAGAAGGCAACGGCCCTGTCAACGCGCTGGATGTCGCGCTGCGCAAGGATCTCGGCAAGTACCAGCACCTGATCCAGGATCTGGAGCTGGTGGACTACAAGGTCCGCATCTACCAGGGCGGCTCGGATGCGGTGACGCGCGTGCTCATCGAATTCACGGACGGCTCCGGCGAGCGTTGGACCACGATCGGCGTGTCGGCCAACATCATCGATGCCTCGTTCCAGGCGTTGACGGACTCGATGGTCTACAAGCTGTTGAGGAGCAAGGCATCGTTATGA
- a CDS encoding LysR family transcriptional regulator ArgP, protein MLDYGLLAALAAVVRTGSFERAADQLNITPSAVSQRIKLLEERIGAILVVRGQPCTATEAGQRLCQHVELVALLESSLRQNLPGFQPEGRPVTLRIAVNADSLATWFVPAMAETSGFLFDLVVDDQDHSAEWLRRGEVVAAVTSHGKPVQGCDSYPLGTLRYLATASPSFVGRWLPDGLNEHSAAHAPCLVFNRKDRLQALWLRRALGADVTPPVHWLPSSQAFVDAALAGLGWGMNPESMVQEHIRAGRLVALEPSDPLEVPLFWQQSRIVGPLLGDLTRAVVATARTMLSPMPP, encoded by the coding sequence ATGCTGGATTATGGTCTCCTTGCCGCCCTTGCGGCTGTCGTGCGCACGGGCAGCTTCGAGCGGGCCGCGGACCAGCTCAACATCACGCCATCGGCCGTCTCTCAGAGGATCAAGCTTCTGGAGGAGCGAATCGGAGCCATTCTGGTGGTGCGGGGCCAGCCCTGCACGGCGACGGAGGCGGGTCAGCGGCTGTGCCAGCATGTGGAACTGGTTGCGCTTCTCGAGAGCTCCCTGCGTCAGAACCTGCCCGGGTTCCAGCCCGAGGGCCGCCCGGTCACCCTGCGCATCGCCGTCAACGCGGACAGCCTCGCCACCTGGTTCGTTCCGGCCATGGCAGAGACTTCAGGGTTCCTCTTCGACCTCGTGGTGGACGATCAGGACCACAGCGCCGAGTGGCTGAGGCGAGGGGAGGTCGTGGCCGCCGTGACCTCGCACGGCAAGCCGGTTCAGGGATGCGACAGCTACCCTTTGGGCACTTTGCGGTATCTCGCGACGGCCAGCCCGTCCTTCGTGGGCCGATGGCTGCCGGATGGGCTGAATGAGCATTCGGCGGCACATGCGCCGTGTCTCGTCTTCAACCGGAAGGACCGGCTCCAGGCGCTCTGGCTCCGGCGGGCCCTCGGCGCCGACGTCACGCCACCGGTCCACTGGCTGCCGTCGTCGCAGGCTTTCGTCGATGCCGCCCTGGCGGGTCTGGGATGGGGAATGAACCCGGAATCGATGGTTCAGGAGCATATCCGGGCCGGTCGCCTGGTGGCTTTGGAACCGTCGGATCCGCTGGAGGTGCCCCTGTTCTGGCAGCAGAGCCGAATCGTCGGTCCGCTGCTGGGAGATCTGACCCGGGCGGTCGTCGCGACTGCCCGGACCATGCTGTCTCCGATGCCGCCTTAG
- a CDS encoding LOG family protein, with protein sequence MRPIKSICVYCGSGFGDDPVFAENAAVLGRSMAEQGINLVYGGGNVGLMGTVAQSVLDHGGYVTGIIPDFLKSREKLLDDVQETIVVPDMHTRKRLMFEKADAFVALPGGIGTLEELVEQMTWSQLGQHTKPILMLSTKGFWKPLLTLIAHMREQGFIRPGLELNYLVAERVEEVIPMLENAARRVGVVSNEDVIESRF encoded by the coding sequence ATCAGACCGATCAAATCCATTTGCGTTTATTGCGGCTCCGGTTTCGGAGATGATCCCGTTTTCGCCGAGAATGCGGCCGTATTGGGCCGCTCGATGGCCGAGCAGGGCATCAATCTCGTCTATGGCGGCGGGAATGTGGGCCTCATGGGCACGGTGGCCCAATCCGTGCTCGACCACGGCGGTTATGTCACAGGGATCATCCCTGACTTTCTCAAGTCCCGCGAGAAGCTGCTCGACGATGTCCAGGAAACCATCGTCGTGCCGGACATGCACACCCGCAAGCGCTTGATGTTCGAGAAGGCCGATGCCTTCGTGGCCCTGCCCGGTGGCATCGGGACCCTCGAAGAGCTCGTCGAGCAGATGACCTGGTCTCAGCTCGGCCAGCATACGAAGCCGATCCTGATGCTGAGCACCAAGGGCTTCTGGAAGCCTCTGCTCACCCTGATCGCCCATATGCGCGAGCAGGGCTTCATCCGCCCGGGCCTCGAACTCAATTATCTGGTGGCCGAGCGGGTGGAAGAGGTCATTCCCATGCTCGAGAACGCCGCGAGGCGGGTCGGCGTCGTCAGCAACGAGGACGTCATCGAGTCCCGGTTTTAG
- a CDS encoding DUF2865 domain-containing protein, whose product MAKISFFRSLIAVTAFLAAGQAAYAQSAQCQRFQAELAALDRTGGSAPTGQMQAQRMEINRLVGYYRNIGCERGPLGFLSGPAPAECGPIAQQIRQLEAGYARLASQAVDQGQIEARRRQLQVAVQQTCSTDQPRGFFESLFGAPRQPQQQEIMPEGQPIIAEDAPHSMGGGRLICVKTCDGSFFPLTTPPGGGQSANEMCQSLCPGTETLAYAYPGGDQGLNRAASLSSNQPYTSLPNAFKFRKTFDESCACKKQGESWAVVLRKAESMLEQRKGDLIVTAEKAEELSRPKVQAARKAADKKADEETKEAAEIAAAAPTASKESAGIGPQSIETNAVVGQGEGSKQEVVAGNGQKKTVRVIAPNIIPVPHAQN is encoded by the coding sequence ATGGCAAAGATATCTTTTTTCCGCTCCCTCATCGCCGTGACGGCCTTCCTGGCCGCCGGCCAGGCGGCCTATGCCCAGTCGGCGCAGTGCCAGCGCTTCCAGGCCGAACTCGCGGCCCTGGACCGCACCGGCGGGAGTGCGCCGACCGGCCAGATGCAGGCCCAGCGGATGGAGATCAACCGCCTCGTCGGCTATTACCGCAACATCGGCTGCGAACGCGGCCCGCTCGGCTTCCTGTCGGGTCCGGCGCCGGCCGAATGCGGCCCCATCGCCCAGCAGATCCGCCAGCTCGAGGCCGGCTATGCCCGTCTCGCCTCGCAGGCCGTCGACCAGGGCCAGATCGAGGCACGTCGGCGGCAGCTGCAGGTCGCGGTCCAGCAGACCTGCTCCACCGACCAGCCCCGGGGCTTCTTCGAATCGCTGTTCGGCGCCCCGCGCCAGCCACAGCAGCAGGAAATCATGCCCGAGGGGCAGCCGATCATTGCCGAGGACGCCCCCCACTCCATGGGCGGCGGACGCCTGATCTGCGTGAAGACCTGTGACGGGTCGTTCTTCCCGCTGACCACGCCACCGGGCGGCGGGCAGAGCGCCAACGAGATGTGCCAGTCCCTGTGCCCCGGCACGGAAACCCTCGCCTACGCCTATCCGGGCGGCGATCAGGGCCTCAACCGGGCGGCCTCGCTGTCGTCGAACCAGCCCTATACGTCGCTGCCGAACGCCTTCAAGTTCCGCAAGACCTTCGACGAGAGCTGCGCCTGCAAGAAGCAGGGCGAGAGCTGGGCCGTGGTCCTGCGCAAGGCCGAAAGCATGCTGGAGCAGCGCAAGGGCGACCTGATCGTCACGGCCGAGAAGGCCGAGGAGCTCTCCCGTCCCAAGGTGCAGGCCGCCCGCAAGGCCGCCGACAAGAAGGCCGACGAGGAGACCAAGGAAGCAGCGGAGATCGCCGCCGCCGCCCCGACGGCCAGCAAGGAATCGGCCGGCATCGGCCCGCAATCCATCGAGACCAACGCCGTGGTCGGCCAGGGCGAGGGCTCGAAGCAGGAGGTCGTCGCGGGCAACGGCCAGAAGAAGACCGTGCGCGTGATCGCCCCCAACATCATCCCGGTTCCGCACGCGCAGAACTGA
- a CDS encoding CreA family protein, giving the protein MLARIALILAVTMAAVTGAAAQEPDLIFKKSTVWRALTPDDKLAVYGLDDPMVEGVACHYTTPERGGISGTFGVAEEVSDISLSCRQVGPVKFKQKFGQGDVVFSERRSLIFKKMQIVRGCDAKRNTLVYMVYSDRPIEGSPKNSTSTVPLMPWGTEAPPKCGEWLK; this is encoded by the coding sequence ATGCTTGCGCGAATTGCTTTGATCCTGGCCGTGACGATGGCTGCCGTGACGGGCGCCGCCGCCCAGGAGCCTGACCTGATCTTCAAGAAGTCCACGGTCTGGCGGGCGCTCACTCCGGACGACAAGCTCGCCGTCTACGGGCTCGACGACCCCATGGTGGAGGGCGTCGCCTGCCACTACACGACCCCGGAACGCGGCGGCATTTCCGGCACCTTCGGCGTGGCCGAGGAGGTCTCCGACATCTCCCTGTCCTGCCGGCAGGTGGGACCGGTGAAGTTCAAGCAGAAGTTCGGCCAGGGCGACGTGGTGTTCAGCGAGCGCCGGTCCCTGATCTTCAAGAAGATGCAGATCGTCCGCGGCTGCGACGCCAAGCGCAACACCCTGGTCTACATGGTCTATTCCGACCGCCCCATCGAGGGCTCGCCCAAGAACTCCACCTCGACTGTCCCGCTGATGCCCTGGGGCACGGAAGCTCCGCCGAAATGCGGGGAGTGGCTGAAGTAG
- a CDS encoding GNAT family N-acetyltransferase, with product MGQAMPKPGLRPFLPADLPVLVDIYEESIAELTGEDYSESQQEAWIARAEDDAFAQRLTQSLTLIATVEGSPVGFIALKDNELIDLFYVHPAAAGQGIGTMLYDAVEKLAGARGAPRLVAEVSDNALPFFQKQGFQPQRRNTMPLGDEWLATTTMEKRLAPQEDRKLSS from the coding sequence ATGGGACAGGCCATGCCGAAACCGGGACTTCGTCCCTTCCTGCCGGCGGACCTGCCGGTCCTCGTCGACATCTACGAGGAGAGCATCGCGGAGCTGACGGGCGAGGATTACAGCGAGAGCCAGCAGGAAGCCTGGATCGCGCGCGCCGAGGACGATGCGTTCGCCCAGAGGCTGACGCAGAGCCTCACGCTGATCGCGACCGTGGAAGGCTCCCCGGTCGGCTTCATCGCGCTCAAGGACAACGAGCTGATCGACCTGTTCTACGTGCATCCCGCCGCGGCCGGGCAGGGGATCGGCACGATGCTCTACGATGCCGTCGAGAAGCTCGCCGGCGCGCGGGGCGCCCCGCGTCTCGTTGCGGAGGTCAGCGACAACGCGCTGCCGTTCTTCCAGAAGCAGGGCTTCCAGCCGCAGCGCCGCAACACGATGCCGCTCGGCGACGAATGGCTCGCCACCACGACCATGGAAAAGCGCCTGGCGCCGCAGGAAGACAGGAAATTGTCGTCATGA
- a CDS encoding ABC transporter ATP-binding protein produces the protein MSRPAGASDPIISISGLSKTYASGFQALKTVDLDIRRGEIFALLGPNGAGKTTLISIICGIVNPSTGTVTADGHDILRDYRAARTKIGLVPQELTTDAFESVWATVTFSRGLFGKPPNPAYLEKILKDLSLWEKRDSKIMTLSGGMKRRVLIAKALSHEPKILFLDEPTAGVDVELRQDMWNMVRSLRESGVTIILTTHYIEEAEEMADRIGVIRKGEIILVEDKTVLMRKLGKKQLTLHLQSPLAGLPPELQSDSLQLSPDGSQLVYTFDTQTQETGIAGLLRRLNEHGIDFKDLQTSESSLEEIFVSLVRGRP, from the coding sequence ATGTCCCGGCCCGCGGGTGCTTCCGATCCGATCATTTCCATCTCCGGCCTCAGCAAGACCTACGCATCGGGCTTCCAGGCCCTCAAGACGGTCGACCTGGACATCCGCCGGGGTGAGATATTCGCGCTGCTCGGGCCCAACGGCGCCGGCAAGACGACCCTGATCAGCATCATCTGCGGGATCGTCAATCCGAGCACGGGCACCGTCACGGCCGACGGGCACGACATCCTCCGCGACTACCGGGCGGCGCGCACCAAGATCGGCCTCGTGCCGCAGGAACTCACCACCGATGCGTTCGAGAGCGTGTGGGCGACGGTAACGTTCAGCCGGGGCCTCTTCGGCAAGCCGCCCAATCCCGCCTATCTCGAAAAGATCCTGAAGGACCTCTCCCTGTGGGAGAAGCGGGACAGCAAGATCATGACCCTCTCGGGCGGCATGAAGCGCCGGGTTCTGATCGCCAAGGCCCTGTCGCACGAGCCCAAGATCCTCTTCCTCGACGAGCCGACCGCCGGGGTCGACGTGGAGCTGCGGCAGGACATGTGGAACATGGTCCGTTCCTTGAGGGAGAGCGGCGTCACCATCATCCTGACCACCCACTATATCGAGGAGGCCGAGGAGATGGCCGACCGGATCGGGGTGATCCGCAAGGGCGAGATCATCCTGGTCGAGGACAAGACTGTCCTGATGCGGAAGCTCGGCAAGAAACAGCTCACCCTGCACCTGCAGAGCCCGCTCGCGGGCCTCCCGCCCGAGCTGCAATCCGACAGCCTGCAACTGTCCCCGGACGGCAGCCAGCTCGTCTACACGTTCGACACGCAGACGCAGGAAACGGGCATCGCGGGCCTACTGCGCCGCCTGAACGAGCACGGCATCGACTTCAAGGATCTTCAGACGTCGGAATCCTCCCTCGAGGAGATCTTCGTCAGCTTGGTCAGGGGGCGTCCATGA
- the cysS gene encoding cysteine--tRNA ligase, protein MAASLRLYNTLTRSKDAFVPIDPANVRLYVCGPTVYDYAHIGNARPIIVFDLLFRLLRYVYGKEAVTYVRNITDVDDKINARAARDYPGLPHNEAIRVVTQKTEEQFHADIRALGVLMPEDVNEAARAPRFVEPRATEHIAEMRMIIERLIARGAAYVAEEHVLFSVAAMEKLPNVPRYGAFSKRSLDELLSGARVDVAPYKRDPMDFVLWKPSGPQDPAWPSPAGIETPGRPGWHIECSAMAWKHLVQAFETRLSCSDPTEREIFDIHGGGIDLVFPHHENEIAQSCCAFDTPRMANVWMHNGFLQVEGEKMSKSLGNFFTINELLQDWPGEVLRFNMLRTHYRQPIDWTVKGLEESQKTLDRWYEFAGRGESAYLSDHIVDALADDLNTPKMLAELHALDGQGAHEELGANLRALGFLLEGAEAWKARKQASLSVDPAQVEALIAARKDARAAKNWAESDRIRDELAALNVVVKDNKDGTTTWEVAR, encoded by the coding sequence ATGGCGGCAAGCTTGAGGCTCTACAACACGCTGACCCGGTCGAAGGACGCTTTCGTCCCGATCGATCCCGCAAACGTGCGCCTCTACGTCTGCGGGCCCACGGTCTACGACTACGCCCACATCGGCAATGCCCGCCCGATCATCGTCTTCGACCTTCTCTTCCGTCTGCTCAGATATGTTTACGGTAAGGAAGCCGTGACGTATGTGCGCAATATCACCGATGTGGACGACAAGATTAACGCCCGCGCGGCCCGGGATTACCCGGGCCTGCCCCATAACGAGGCGATCCGCGTCGTCACGCAGAAGACGGAGGAGCAGTTCCACGCCGATATCCGGGCGCTGGGCGTGCTCATGCCCGAGGACGTGAACGAGGCGGCCAGGGCTCCCCGCTTCGTCGAGCCCCGAGCCACCGAGCACATCGCCGAGATGCGCATGATCATCGAGCGGCTGATCGCCCGTGGGGCGGCCTATGTGGCCGAGGAGCACGTGCTCTTCTCCGTTGCCGCCATGGAGAAGCTGCCGAACGTGCCGCGATACGGCGCCTTCTCGAAGCGCTCCCTGGACGAGCTCCTCTCCGGCGCCCGCGTGGATGTGGCGCCCTACAAGCGCGACCCGATGGATTTCGTGCTCTGGAAGCCTTCGGGCCCGCAGGACCCCGCCTGGCCGTCGCCCGCCGGCATCGAGACGCCCGGACGTCCCGGCTGGCACATCGAGTGCTCGGCCATGGCGTGGAAGCACCTGGTTCAGGCTTTCGAGACGCGGCTGTCGTGCTCCGACCCGACGGAGCGCGAGATCTTCGACATCCATGGCGGCGGCATCGATCTCGTCTTCCCGCACCATGAGAACGAGATCGCCCAGAGCTGCTGCGCCTTCGACACCCCGCGCATGGCCAATGTGTGGATGCACAACGGCTTCCTGCAGGTGGAAGGGGAGAAGATGTCGAAGTCTCTCGGCAACTTCTTCACCATCAACGAACTCCTGCAGGATTGGCCCGGCGAGGTGCTGCGCTTCAACATGCTGCGCACCCATTATCGCCAGCCCATCGACTGGACGGTGAAAGGGCTCGAGGAAAGCCAGAAGACCCTCGATCGCTGGTACGAGTTCGCGGGCCGGGGCGAGAGCGCATATCTGTCCGATCACATCGTCGATGCCCTCGCGGATGATCTCAACACCCCGAAGATGCTGGCGGAGCTTCATGCCCTCGACGGGCAGGGGGCCCACGAGGAGCTCGGCGCGAATCTCCGCGCGCTCGGTTTCCTGCTTGAAGGGGCCGAGGCCTGGAAGGCCCGCAAGCAGGCTTCGCTCAGCGTCGACCCCGCACAGGTCGAGGCCCTGATCGCCGCCCGCAAGGACGCCCGCGCAGCGAAGAACTGGGCCGAGTCCGACCGCATCCGCGACGAGCTTGCGGCGCTCAACGTGGTCGTGAAGGACAACAAGGACGGCACGACCACCTGGGAGGTGGCGCGGTGA
- a CDS encoding LysE/ArgO family amino acid transporter codes for MISTLLAGFLLGLSLILPIGAQNAFVLRIGLRGEHVFAVCLTCALSDAVLIWAGVSGFAQFSARVPWAETILLYGGAAFLLVYGARSFMAAFGTASLRPSEAAPESLGRVVLTCLAFTWLNPHVYLDTVVLIGSISTQFEQHKGAFAAGAMLASFAFFFSLGFGARLLKPFFARPVTWRILDVAIGLIMWVTAARLLLGDGSA; via the coding sequence ATGATCTCAACCCTTCTCGCCGGCTTCCTGCTCGGCCTCAGCCTCATTCTTCCCATTGGAGCGCAGAACGCCTTCGTCCTGCGGATCGGACTGCGCGGCGAACATGTCTTTGCCGTCTGCCTGACCTGCGCCCTGTCGGATGCCGTCCTCATATGGGCCGGAGTCTCCGGCTTCGCGCAGTTCAGTGCAAGGGTGCCCTGGGCCGAAACAATCCTGCTCTATGGAGGCGCCGCCTTCCTGCTTGTCTACGGTGCGCGCAGCTTCATGGCCGCGTTCGGGACAGCCTCCTTGCGCCCCTCCGAGGCCGCTCCGGAAAGCCTCGGCCGGGTCGTCCTCACCTGCCTCGCCTTCACCTGGCTCAACCCGCACGTCTACCTGGACACGGTCGTCCTGATCGGCTCGATCTCGACTCAGTTCGAGCAGCACAAGGGAGCCTTCGCCGCGGGCGCCATGCTGGCGTCCTTCGCGTTCTTCTTCTCTCTCGGGTTCGGCGCCCGCCTCCTGAAGCCGTTCTTTGCCCGGCCCGTCACATGGCGGATTCTGGACGTCGCCATCGGACTCATCATGTGGGTGACGGCCGCGAGGCTGCTGCTTGGCGATGGTTCTGCATGA
- a CDS encoding VOC family protein: MYSHTTIGANDLTRARTFYDAVLAPLGLEVRFSDENIVGWGLPGGRPQFLVVRPFDGRAPSPGNGSMIALLASKRSLVDACHGAALELGGTDEGAPGLRPQYHDNYYGAYFRDLDGNKICVVSHHRE, from the coding sequence ATGTACTCCCATACGACGATCGGAGCAAATGACCTCACCCGGGCGAGAACCTTCTACGATGCGGTCCTGGCTCCCCTGGGGCTCGAAGTGCGCTTTTCGGACGAGAACATCGTGGGCTGGGGCCTGCCCGGCGGACGGCCGCAGTTCCTGGTCGTGCGCCCGTTCGACGGTCGCGCTCCGAGCCCGGGCAACGGATCGATGATCGCGCTGCTGGCCTCGAAGCGCAGCCTCGTCGATGCCTGCCATGGGGCCGCCCTGGAGCTGGGCGGAACGGACGAGGGAGCTCCGGGGCTGCGGCCGCAATATCATGACAACTATTACGGGGCTTATTTCCGCGACCTCGACGGCAACAAGATCTGCGTCGTCAGCCATCATCGGGAATAA
- a CDS encoding BA14K family protein has product MKKSLLLIAACGLVSGYVSSAQAQDVNLDCTTNQDALTYYCNHRDQFGKSGPTTTMNPYDPDVPGGAAPMTTGSVAGTTPQAGPAQAHAAYCTQRFRTYDPGSNTFMGSDGRRHVCR; this is encoded by the coding sequence ATGAAGAAGTCCCTCTTGCTTATTGCGGCCTGCGGCCTCGTATCCGGGTACGTATCTTCAGCCCAAGCCCAGGACGTGAACCTTGACTGTACGACCAATCAAGATGCCTTGACCTATTACTGCAACCATCGGGACCAATTCGGGAAGTCCGGCCCGACAACCACCATGAACCCGTATGACCCCGATGTTCCGGGTGGCGCGGCCCCGATGACGACCGGCAGCGTCGCAGGGACGACGCCGCAAGCAGGACCGGCGCAAGCGCACGCGGCCTATTGCACCCAGCGCTTCCGGACCTACGATCCGGGCTCGAACACATTCATGGGAAGCGACGGCCGTCGGCACGTTTGCCGCTGA
- a CDS encoding ABC transporter permease, with translation MNLYGIKAIYLFEMARTWRTLMQSIASPVISTSLYFIVFGSAIGSRMANIDGVSYGAFIVPGLIMLSILTESISNASFGIYMPKFSGTIYELLSAPISALETVIGYVGAAATKSVIIGTIILITARLFVDFSIEHPVWMIAFLVLTSVTFSLFGFIIGVWADSFQKLQVVPLMIVTPLAFLGGSFYSINMLPPFWQTVALFNPVVYLVSGFRWSFYGVADVGVGLSLAMTLVFMLICLSAVWWIFRTGYKIKA, from the coding sequence ATGAACCTTTACGGCATCAAGGCCATCTATCTCTTCGAGATGGCACGCACCTGGCGCACGCTGATGCAGAGCATCGCCTCGCCGGTGATTTCGACCTCGCTCTACTTCATCGTCTTCGGCTCCGCCATCGGCTCGCGCATGGCCAATATCGACGGCGTGAGCTACGGCGCCTTCATCGTGCCGGGGCTGATCATGCTCTCGATCCTGACGGAGAGCATCTCGAATGCCTCGTTCGGCATCTACATGCCGAAATTCTCCGGCACGATCTACGAGCTCCTCTCGGCCCCGATCTCCGCACTGGAGACCGTGATCGGCTATGTGGGGGCGGCGGCCACCAAGTCGGTGATCATCGGCACCATCATCCTGATCACGGCGCGGCTCTTCGTGGATTTCTCCATCGAACACCCTGTCTGGATGATCGCCTTCCTGGTGCTGACCTCCGTCACCTTCAGCCTCTTCGGCTTCATCATCGGCGTCTGGGCCGACAGCTTCCAGAAGCTGCAGGTCGTCCCGCTGATGATCGTCACGCCCCTCGCCTTCCTGGGCGGGAGCTTCTATTCGATCAACATGCTGCCGCCCTTCTGGCAGACGGTCGCCCTGTTCAACCCGGTAGTCTATCTGGTGAGCGGCTTCCGCTGGAGCTTCTACGGCGTCGCCGACGTGGGCGTGGGCTTGAGCCTCGCCATGACGCTCGTGTTCATGCTGATCTGCCTCAGCGCCGTCTGGTGGATCTTCCGGACGGGCTACAAGATCAAGGCTTAG
- a CDS encoding DMT family transporter, translating into MNISILLPLFGILIGGVFLASQAPINAALARSLGDPILAACISFGIGFVVLAVVSAARGSWPSGSAMASAPWWSWLGGFLGAFYVAVVIWGVPQLGVVSTVAALVFGQVAAALVLDAVGAFGLPIQAITWQRLVAAGMILGGLVLSRTS; encoded by the coding sequence ATGAACATCTCGATCCTGCTGCCGCTCTTCGGCATCCTTATCGGCGGCGTATTCCTTGCCTCCCAGGCCCCGATCAACGCCGCCCTGGCTCGGTCTCTCGGCGATCCGATCCTGGCCGCCTGCATCTCGTTCGGGATCGGCTTCGTCGTCCTGGCGGTGGTCAGCGCCGCCAGAGGCTCATGGCCGTCCGGCAGCGCCATGGCCTCGGCGCCCTGGTGGTCCTGGCTCGGCGGTTTCCTGGGCGCGTTCTATGTCGCCGTCGTGATCTGGGGCGTGCCCCAGCTCGGCGTGGTCAGCACGGTGGCGGCCCTCGTCTTCGGCCAGGTGGCGGCTGCGCTGGTCCTCGACGCGGTAGGTGCTTTCGGCCTTCCCATTCAGGCGATCACCTGGCAAAGGCTCGTTGCGGCGGGCATGATCCTGGGCGGGCTCGTGCTGTCGCGCACAAGCTAG